The Struthio camelus isolate bStrCam1 chromosome 12, bStrCam1.hap1, whole genome shotgun sequence genome includes a window with the following:
- the CHD2 gene encoding chromodomain-helicase-DNA-binding protein 2 isoform X4 translates to MKKTNKWKREVSGEEEDEDGGEQGTSAESEPEPKKVKARRPVQRRTMAKTSVKKPHKPQRGKKRKKQDSSEDDDDDEDDETPKRQTRRRAAKNVSYKEDDDFETDSDDLIEMTGEGADEQQDNSETIEKVLDIRLGKKGATGASTTVYATEANGNPSADFDPEKDEGEVQYLIKWKGWSYIHSTWESEESLQQQKVKGLKKLENFKKKEEEIKQWLAKVSPEDVEYFNCQQELASELNKQYQIVERVIAVKTNKSAAGHSDFPANSRKPSSNDPEYLCKWMGLPYAECSWEDEALISKKFQHCIDSFNNRNNSKTIPTRDCKVLKQRPRFVALKKQPSYIGGENLELRDYQLEGLNWLAHSWCKNNSVILADEMGLGKTIQTISFLSYLFHQHQLYGPFLVVVPLSTLTSWQREFEVWAPEINVVVYIGDLMSRNMIREYEWIHSQSKRLKFNALITTYEILLKDKAVLGSINWAFLGVDEAHRLKNDDSLLYKTLIDFKSNHRLLITGTPLQNSLKELWSLLHFIMPEKFEFWEDFEEDHGKGRENGYQSLHKVLEPFLLRRVKKDVEKSLPAKVEQILRVEMSALQKQYYKWILTRNYKALSKGTRGSTSGFLNIVMELKKCCNHCYLIKPPEENERENGLETLQSLIRSSGKLILLDKLLTRLRERGNRVLIFSQMVRMLDILAEYLTIKHYPFQRLDGSIKGEIRKQALDHFNADGSEDFCFLLSTRAGGLGINLASADTVVIFDSDWNPQNDLQAQARAHRIGQKKQVNIYRLVTKGTVEEEIIERAKKKMVLDHLVIQRMDTTGRTVLDNNSGRSNSNPFNKEELTAILKFGAEDLFKELEGEESEPQEMDIDEILRLAETRENEVSTSATDELLSQFKVANFATMEEEETELDERSQKDWDDIIPEEQRKKVEEEERQKELEEIYMLPRIRSSTKKAQTNDSESDAETKRRLQRSSGSESETDDTDDEKRPKRRGRPRSVRKDTVEGFTDAEIRRFIKAYKKFGLPLERLECIARDAELVDKSIADLKRLGELIHNSCVSAMQEYEEQLKENPGEGKGPGKRRGPTIKISGVQVNVKSIIQHEEEFEMLHKSIPTDPEERKKYRLTCRVKAAHFDVDWGVEEDSRLLVGIYEHGYGNWELIKTDPELKLSDKILPVETDKKPQGKQLQTRVDYLLKLLKKDLDKKENMKDGEEGKLKKRKPRVKKENKAPKVKDEHGNELSSPRHSDNQSEEGEVKEDGLEKSPVKKKQKKKENKENKEKQTTTKKEKESDKEKKKTKDKKEKPKGGETKSGSKGKRSQGPVHITAGSEPIPIGEDEDDDLDQETFSICKERMRPVKKALKQLDKPDKGLTVQEQLEHTRNCLLKIGDRISECLKAYTDQDHIKLWRRNLWIFVSKFTEFDARKLHKLYKMAHKKRSQEEEQEQKKKEDMSGMKKPFRPEPSGSSRDSVMSQSHVPHNPHSQKLHMPPSHAQQQMHGHPRDNYGHPNKRHFSNTDRGDWQRDRKFNYGGNSNQVWGGERHHQYEQHWYKDHHYGDRRSRGEPHRSSGNYRPNNLSRKRPYEQYNSDRDHRGHRDYYDRHHHDSKRRRSDEFRPQNYHQQDFRRMSDHRPPMGYHGQGPSDHYRSFHTDKSGDYKQPLPPPHPAVSDPRSPPSQKSPHDSKSPLDHRSPLDRSLEQKNNPDYNWNVRKT, encoded by the exons atgaaaaaaac aaataaatggaaaagagagGTTTCTGGTGAAGAAGAGGATGAAGATGGAGGGGAGCAAGGCACCAGTGCAGAGAGTGAGCCTGAACCAAAGAAAGTTAAAGCAAGAAGACCTGTCCAAAGGAG GACAATGGCCAAAACCAGTGTTAAAAAGCCTCACAAACCCCAGcgtgggaagaagagaaagaaacaagacTCATctgaggatgatgatgatgacgaaGATGATGAGACTCCCAAGAGACAAACTCGACGAAGAGCAGCCAAAAATGTCAG TTACAAAGAAGATGATGATTTTGAGACGGATTCTGATGACCTGATAGAGATGACTGGGGAAGGAGCTGATGAACAACAGGACAACAGTGAAACTATTGAGAAAGTCTTGGACATCAGACTTGGAAAGAAAGGAG CCACTGGTGCTTCCACCACAGTGTATGCAACTGAAGCCAATGGCAACCCAAGTGCTGACTTTGATCCTGAAAAGGATGAGGGGGAAGTTCAGTACCTGATCAAATGGAAAGGCTGGTCATACATCCATAGCACATGGGAGAGTGAagagtccctgcagcagcagaaggtgAAGGGCCTGAAAAAACTAgaaaacttcaagaaaaaagaggaggagatcaAGCAATG GCTGGCCAAGGTGTCACCTGAGGATGTGGAATATTTCAATTGCCAGCAAGAGCTAGCTTCAGAGTTGAACAAACAGTATCAAATAGTGGAGAGAGTAATTG CTGTGAAGACCAACAAGTCTGCAGCAGGACATTCTGATTTCCCAG CAAACAGTCGCAAACCATCCTCAAATGACCCTGAATACCTCTGTAAGTGGATGGGGCTGCCCTATGCGGAATGCAGCTGGGAAGACGAGGCTCTAATAAGCAAGAAATTTCAGCACTGCATTGACAGCTTCAACAATCGTAACAACTCCAAAACTATTCCGACCCGGGACTGCAAG GTATTGAAGCAGAGACCTAGGTTTGTTGCCTTGAAGAAACAGCCTTCTTACATTGGTGGTGAGAACCTGGAGCTGCGAGATTACCAGCTGGAGGGCCTCAACTGGCTCGCTCACTCGTGGTGCAA GAACAACAGCGTGATCCTGGCTGATGAAATGGGCCTGGGGAAGACCATTCAGACAATATCATTCCTGTCATACCTCTTCCATCAGCATCAGCTGTATGGCCCTTTCCTGGTGGTGGTGCCCTTGTCGACTCTAACCTCATGGCAGAGAGAGTTTGAAGTGTGGGCACCTGAGATAAATGTTGTCGTTTACATCGGAGACCTTATGAGCAGGAACATG ATACGTGAATATGAGTGGATCCACTCTCAGTCTAAAAGGTTGAAATTCAATGCACTTATCACAACATATGAGATCCTCCTCAAGGATAAG gCTGTTTTGGGAAGCATTAACTGGGCCTTTCTAGGCGTGGATGAAGCCCATCGGTTGAAAAATGATGACTCTTTGCTGTACAAAACTTTGATTGATTTCAAGTCCAACCACAGGCtgctgatcacaggcaccccgcTTCAAAATTCCCTCAAGGAGCTTTGGTCCCTGCTGCACTTCATCATGCCGGAGAA GTTTGAATTCTGGGAGGATTTTGAAGAGGATCACGGGAAAGGTAGAGAGAATGGTTACCAGAGCCTTCACAAAGTCCTGGAGCCGTTTCTCCTACGCAGAGTGAAGAAGGACGTGGAGAAATCTTTGCCAGCCAAAGTGGAGCAGATCCTCCGCGTGGAAATGTCTGCCTTGCAGAAGCAGTATTACAA GTGGATTTTGACAAGAAACTACAAGGCTCTTTCAAAGGGAACAAGGGGAAGCACATCTGGTTTCCTTAACATTGTGATGGAGTTGAAAAAATGCTGCAACCACTGTTACCTTATCAAACCTcctgaggaaaatgaaagagaaaatggcCTTGAGACCCTGCAG TCTCTGATCAGGAGCAGTGGAAAGTTAATTCTCTTGGACAAACTGCTGACCAGGCTGCGTGAGAGGGGCAACAGAGTGCTGATCTTCTCCCAGATGGTGAGGATGCTGGACATCTTGGCCGAATACCTGACTATCAAACACTACCCTTTTCAG CGCTTGGACGGCTCGATCAAAGGGGAGATCCGAAAGCAAGCGCTGGACCACTTCAACGCCGACGGCTCTGAG gacTTCTGTTTCTTGCTGTCAACGCGAGCTGGAGGGCTGGGAATTAATCTGGCCTCTGCTGATACTGTTGTTATCTTTGACTCGGACTGGAACCCCCAAAATGATCTTCAGGCTCAGGCCCGGGCTCACCGAATTGGACAAAAGAAGCAG GTGAATATTTACCGGCTGGTCACAAAGGGAACAGTAGAGGAGGAGATCATTGAGAGGGCCAAGAAGAAAATGGTCCTGGATCATTTGGTAATCCAGCGTATGGACACCACTGGCCGGACTGTTCTGGACAACAACTCTGGGCGATCTAA CTCAAATCCTTTCAACAAAGAGGAGCTGACAGCTATTCTGAAGTTTGGAGCTGAAGATCTCTTCAAGGAGCTTGAAGGGGAAGAGTCAGAGCCTCAG GAGATGGACATTGATGAGATCTTGCGTCTGGCTGAAACACGAGAGAATGAGGTGTCCACCAGCGCCACCGACGAGCTCCTCTCACAGTTCAAG GTGGCCAACTTTGCAActatggaggaggaagagacagagctggatgAGAGGTCCCAGAAGGACTGGGATGATATAAttccagaggagcagaggaagaaggtggaagaggaagaaaggcagaaagaattgGAGGAAATCTACATGCTGCCTAGGATCCGGAGCTCGACTAAAAAG GCTCAGACAAATGACAGTGAATCAGATGCAGAAACTAAAAGAAGGCTTCAGAGATCGTCTGGATCTGAAAGCGAGACTGATGATACCGATGACGAGAAGAGGCCAAAGCGCAGGGGGCGCCCACGGAGTGTCAGGAAGGATACTGTGGAAGGATTTACTGATGCTGAAATCAGGAG GTTTATCAAGGCTTATAAGAAGTTTGGACTGCCTCTTGAACG GCTAGAGTGCATTGCCCGGGATGCAGAGCTGGTGGATAAGTCTATAGCTGATCTGAAACGGTTAGGGGAACTCATCCACAACAGCTGTGTGTCAGCAATGCAAGAATACGAGGAGCAGCTGAAAGAAAATCCAGGTGAAG GGAAAGGACCTGGGAAAAGAAGAGGTCCTACTATCAAGATTTCTGGTGTCCAAGTCAATGTGAAATCCATCATCCAGCATGAAGAGGAGTTTGAAATGCTGCACAAGTCCATCCCCACAgacccagaggaaaggaagaa GTACCGCCTGACGTGCCGTGTCAAAGCTGCCCATTTTGATGTAGACTGGGGAGTGGAGGAGGATTCTCGCTTGTTAGTGGGAATTTACGAGCATGGTTATGGAAACTGGGAGCTAATTAAAACAGATCCGGAATTGAAGTTATCTGATAAG aTCCTACCTGTTGAGACAGATAAGAAACCTCAGGGAAAACAGCTCCAGACCCGGGTTGATTATCTACTGAAACTGCTGAAGAAAGATCTggacaagaaagaaaacatgaaagacGGGGAAGAG GGCAAGCTGAAGAAGAGGAAACCACGGGTAAAGAAAGAGAACAAGGCTCCCAAAGTCAAAGATGAGCATGGGAATGAACTCTCCTCTCCTCGGCATTCAGACAACCAGTCAGAAGAGGGTGAAGTCAAG GAGGATGGCTTGGAAAAGAGCccagtgaaaaagaaacagaagaagaaagagaacaaagagaacaaggaaaagcagacaaccactaagaaagaaaaagaaagtgataaagagaaaaagaagacaaaagacaagaaagaaaag CCTAAAGGTGGCGAAACCAAATCTGGAAGTAAAGGGAAGAGATCTCAAGGTCCCGTCCATATTACAGCAGGGAGTGAACCGATCCCTATTGGAGAAGACGAGGACGACGATCTGGACCAAGAAACTTTCAGCATA TGCAAGGAAAGGATGAGACCAGTGAAAAAAGCATTGAAGCAACTAGATAAGCCTGATAAGGGACTGACGGTTCAAGAACAGCTGGAGCACACACGCAATTGCCTCCTAAAAATTGGGGACCGCATCTCTGAGTGCCTTAAAGCTTACACTGACCAGGATCATATCAAGCTATGGAGAAG GAACCTATGGATATTTGTGTCAAAGTTCACAGAATTTGATGCCAGAAAACTGCACAAACTCTACAAGATGGCTCATAAGAAAAGATCACAGGAAGAGGAG CAGGagcagaagaagaaggaggacaTGTCTGGCATGAAGAAGCCGTTCCGCCCAGAGCCGTCGGGCTCCAGCCGCGATTCTGTGATGTCTCAGTCTCACGTGCCTCACAATCCTCATTCCCAGAAACTCCACATGCCTCCTTCCCATGCCCAGCAGCAAATGCACGGGCACCCGCGTGACAACTATGGCCATCCCAACAAGAGACATTTCAGCAACACAG ACCGAGGAGACTGGCAAAGGGATCGAAAGTTCAACTATGGTGGCAACAGCAACCAGGTTTGGGGCGGGGAGCGGCATCACCAATATGAACAGCACTGGTACAAAGACCACCACTATGGGGATCGGCGATCTCGCGGAGAACCCCATCGAAGCTCGGGGAACTACAGACCAAATAACCTCTCACGCAAGAGGCCATATGAGCAGTACAACAGTGACCGAGACCACCGAGGCCACCGAGATTATTATGACAG gCACCATCATGATTCCAAGCGTCGACGATCTGATGAGTTCAGGCCTCAGAATTACCACCAGCAGGATTTCCGACGGATGTCTGATCACAGGCCCCCCATGGGATACCATGGCCAAGGACCTTCGGACCATTACCGGTCCTTCCACACAGACAAATCGGGAGATTACAAACAGCCTCTCCCTCCACCTCACCCTGCAGTGTCGGACCCTCGCTCACCCCCCTCTCAGAAATCCCCTCATGATTCCAAGTCACCCCTCGATCACCGGTCACCCCTGGATAGGTCGTTAGAACAGAAAAACAATCCAGATTATAACTGGAATGTACGGAAAACATAA
- the CHD2 gene encoding chromodomain-helicase-DNA-binding protein 2 isoform X5 yields the protein MKKTNKWKREVSGEEEDEDGGEQGTSAESEPEPKKVKARRPVQRRTMAKTSVKKPHKPQRGKKRKKQDSSEDDDDDEDDETPKRQTRRRAAKNVSYKEDDDFETDSDDLIEMTGEGADEQQDNSETIEKVLDIRLGKKGATGASTTVYATEANGNPSADFDPEKDEGEVQYLIKWKGWSYIHSTWESEESLQQQKVKGLKKLENFKKKEEEIKQWLAKVSPEDVEYFNCQQELASELNKQYQIVERVIAVKTNKSAAGHSDFPANSRKPSSNDPEYLCKWMGLPYAECSWEDEALISKKFQHCIDSFNNRNNSKTIPTRDCKVLKQRPRFVALKKQPSYIGGENLELRDYQLEGLNWLAHSWCKNNSVILADEMGLGKTIQTISFLSYLFHQHQLYGPFLVVVPLSTLTSWQREFEVWAPEINVVVYIGDLMSRNMIREYEWIHSQSKRLKFNALITTYEILLKDKAVLGSINWAFLGVDEAHRLKNDDSLLYKTLIDFKSNHRLLITGTPLQNSLKELWSLLHFIMPEKFEFWEDFEEDHGKGRENGYQSLHKVLEPFLLRRVKKDVEKSLPAKVEQILRVEMSALQKQYYKWILTRNYKALSKGTRGSTSGFLNIVMELKKCCNHCYLIKPPEENERENGLETLQSLIRSSGKLILLDKLLTRLRERGNRVLIFSQMVRMLDILAEYLTIKHYPFQRLDGSIKGEIRKQALDHFNADGSEDFCFLLSTRAGGLGINLASADTVVIFDSDWNPQNDLQAQARAHRIGQKKQVNIYRLVTKGTVEEEIIERAKKKMVLDHLVIQRMDTTGRTVLDNNSGRSNSNPFNKEELTAILKFGAEDLFKELEGEESEPQEMDIDEILRLAETRENEVSTSATDELLSQFKVANFATMEEEETELDERSQKDWDDIIPEEQRKKVEEEERQKELEEIYMLPRIRSSTKKAQTNDSESDAETKRRLQRSSGSESETDDTDDEKRPKRRGRPRSVRKDTVEGFTDAEIRRFIKAYKKFGLPLERLECIARDAELVDKSIADLKRLGELIHNSCVSAMQEYEEQLKENPGEGKGPGKRRGPTIKISGVQVNVKSIIQHEEEFEMLHKSIPTDPEERKKYRLTCRVKAAHFDVDWGVEEDSRLLVGIYEHGYGNWELIKTDPELKLSDKILPVETDKKPQGKQLQTRVDYLLKLLKKDLDKKENMKDGEEGKLKKRKPRVKKENKAPKVKDEHGNELSSPRHSDNQSEEGEVKEDGLEKSPVKKKQKKKENKENKEKQTTTKKEKESDKEKKKTKDKKEKPKGGETKSGSKGKRSQGPVHITAGSEPIPIGEDEDDDLDQETFSICKERMRPVKKALKQLDKPDKGLTVQEQLEHTRNCLLKIGDRISECLKAYTDQDHIKLWRRNLWIFVSKFTEFDARKLHKLYKMAHKKRSQEEEEQKKKEDMSGMKKPFRPEPSGSSRDSVMSQSHVPHNPHSQKLHMPPSHAQQQMHGHPRDNYGHPNKRHFSNTDRGDWQRDRKFNYGGNSNQVWGGERHHQYEQHWYKDHHYGDRRSRGEPHRSSGNYRPNNLSRKRPYEQYNSDRDHRGHRDYYDRHHHDSKRRRSDEFRPQNYHQQDFRRMSDHRPPMGYHGQGPSDHYRSFHTDKSGDYKQPLPPPHPAVSDPRSPPSQKSPHDSKSPLDHRSPLDRSLEQKNNPDYNWNVRKT from the exons atgaaaaaaac aaataaatggaaaagagagGTTTCTGGTGAAGAAGAGGATGAAGATGGAGGGGAGCAAGGCACCAGTGCAGAGAGTGAGCCTGAACCAAAGAAAGTTAAAGCAAGAAGACCTGTCCAAAGGAG GACAATGGCCAAAACCAGTGTTAAAAAGCCTCACAAACCCCAGcgtgggaagaagagaaagaaacaagacTCATctgaggatgatgatgatgacgaaGATGATGAGACTCCCAAGAGACAAACTCGACGAAGAGCAGCCAAAAATGTCAG TTACAAAGAAGATGATGATTTTGAGACGGATTCTGATGACCTGATAGAGATGACTGGGGAAGGAGCTGATGAACAACAGGACAACAGTGAAACTATTGAGAAAGTCTTGGACATCAGACTTGGAAAGAAAGGAG CCACTGGTGCTTCCACCACAGTGTATGCAACTGAAGCCAATGGCAACCCAAGTGCTGACTTTGATCCTGAAAAGGATGAGGGGGAAGTTCAGTACCTGATCAAATGGAAAGGCTGGTCATACATCCATAGCACATGGGAGAGTGAagagtccctgcagcagcagaaggtgAAGGGCCTGAAAAAACTAgaaaacttcaagaaaaaagaggaggagatcaAGCAATG GCTGGCCAAGGTGTCACCTGAGGATGTGGAATATTTCAATTGCCAGCAAGAGCTAGCTTCAGAGTTGAACAAACAGTATCAAATAGTGGAGAGAGTAATTG CTGTGAAGACCAACAAGTCTGCAGCAGGACATTCTGATTTCCCAG CAAACAGTCGCAAACCATCCTCAAATGACCCTGAATACCTCTGTAAGTGGATGGGGCTGCCCTATGCGGAATGCAGCTGGGAAGACGAGGCTCTAATAAGCAAGAAATTTCAGCACTGCATTGACAGCTTCAACAATCGTAACAACTCCAAAACTATTCCGACCCGGGACTGCAAG GTATTGAAGCAGAGACCTAGGTTTGTTGCCTTGAAGAAACAGCCTTCTTACATTGGTGGTGAGAACCTGGAGCTGCGAGATTACCAGCTGGAGGGCCTCAACTGGCTCGCTCACTCGTGGTGCAA GAACAACAGCGTGATCCTGGCTGATGAAATGGGCCTGGGGAAGACCATTCAGACAATATCATTCCTGTCATACCTCTTCCATCAGCATCAGCTGTATGGCCCTTTCCTGGTGGTGGTGCCCTTGTCGACTCTAACCTCATGGCAGAGAGAGTTTGAAGTGTGGGCACCTGAGATAAATGTTGTCGTTTACATCGGAGACCTTATGAGCAGGAACATG ATACGTGAATATGAGTGGATCCACTCTCAGTCTAAAAGGTTGAAATTCAATGCACTTATCACAACATATGAGATCCTCCTCAAGGATAAG gCTGTTTTGGGAAGCATTAACTGGGCCTTTCTAGGCGTGGATGAAGCCCATCGGTTGAAAAATGATGACTCTTTGCTGTACAAAACTTTGATTGATTTCAAGTCCAACCACAGGCtgctgatcacaggcaccccgcTTCAAAATTCCCTCAAGGAGCTTTGGTCCCTGCTGCACTTCATCATGCCGGAGAA GTTTGAATTCTGGGAGGATTTTGAAGAGGATCACGGGAAAGGTAGAGAGAATGGTTACCAGAGCCTTCACAAAGTCCTGGAGCCGTTTCTCCTACGCAGAGTGAAGAAGGACGTGGAGAAATCTTTGCCAGCCAAAGTGGAGCAGATCCTCCGCGTGGAAATGTCTGCCTTGCAGAAGCAGTATTACAA GTGGATTTTGACAAGAAACTACAAGGCTCTTTCAAAGGGAACAAGGGGAAGCACATCTGGTTTCCTTAACATTGTGATGGAGTTGAAAAAATGCTGCAACCACTGTTACCTTATCAAACCTcctgaggaaaatgaaagagaaaatggcCTTGAGACCCTGCAG TCTCTGATCAGGAGCAGTGGAAAGTTAATTCTCTTGGACAAACTGCTGACCAGGCTGCGTGAGAGGGGCAACAGAGTGCTGATCTTCTCCCAGATGGTGAGGATGCTGGACATCTTGGCCGAATACCTGACTATCAAACACTACCCTTTTCAG CGCTTGGACGGCTCGATCAAAGGGGAGATCCGAAAGCAAGCGCTGGACCACTTCAACGCCGACGGCTCTGAG gacTTCTGTTTCTTGCTGTCAACGCGAGCTGGAGGGCTGGGAATTAATCTGGCCTCTGCTGATACTGTTGTTATCTTTGACTCGGACTGGAACCCCCAAAATGATCTTCAGGCTCAGGCCCGGGCTCACCGAATTGGACAAAAGAAGCAG GTGAATATTTACCGGCTGGTCACAAAGGGAACAGTAGAGGAGGAGATCATTGAGAGGGCCAAGAAGAAAATGGTCCTGGATCATTTGGTAATCCAGCGTATGGACACCACTGGCCGGACTGTTCTGGACAACAACTCTGGGCGATCTAA CTCAAATCCTTTCAACAAAGAGGAGCTGACAGCTATTCTGAAGTTTGGAGCTGAAGATCTCTTCAAGGAGCTTGAAGGGGAAGAGTCAGAGCCTCAG GAGATGGACATTGATGAGATCTTGCGTCTGGCTGAAACACGAGAGAATGAGGTGTCCACCAGCGCCACCGACGAGCTCCTCTCACAGTTCAAG GTGGCCAACTTTGCAActatggaggaggaagagacagagctggatgAGAGGTCCCAGAAGGACTGGGATGATATAAttccagaggagcagaggaagaaggtggaagaggaagaaaggcagaaagaattgGAGGAAATCTACATGCTGCCTAGGATCCGGAGCTCGACTAAAAAG GCTCAGACAAATGACAGTGAATCAGATGCAGAAACTAAAAGAAGGCTTCAGAGATCGTCTGGATCTGAAAGCGAGACTGATGATACCGATGACGAGAAGAGGCCAAAGCGCAGGGGGCGCCCACGGAGTGTCAGGAAGGATACTGTGGAAGGATTTACTGATGCTGAAATCAGGAG GTTTATCAAGGCTTATAAGAAGTTTGGACTGCCTCTTGAACG GCTAGAGTGCATTGCCCGGGATGCAGAGCTGGTGGATAAGTCTATAGCTGATCTGAAACGGTTAGGGGAACTCATCCACAACAGCTGTGTGTCAGCAATGCAAGAATACGAGGAGCAGCTGAAAGAAAATCCAGGTGAAG GGAAAGGACCTGGGAAAAGAAGAGGTCCTACTATCAAGATTTCTGGTGTCCAAGTCAATGTGAAATCCATCATCCAGCATGAAGAGGAGTTTGAAATGCTGCACAAGTCCATCCCCACAgacccagaggaaaggaagaa GTACCGCCTGACGTGCCGTGTCAAAGCTGCCCATTTTGATGTAGACTGGGGAGTGGAGGAGGATTCTCGCTTGTTAGTGGGAATTTACGAGCATGGTTATGGAAACTGGGAGCTAATTAAAACAGATCCGGAATTGAAGTTATCTGATAAG aTCCTACCTGTTGAGACAGATAAGAAACCTCAGGGAAAACAGCTCCAGACCCGGGTTGATTATCTACTGAAACTGCTGAAGAAAGATCTggacaagaaagaaaacatgaaagacGGGGAAGAG GGCAAGCTGAAGAAGAGGAAACCACGGGTAAAGAAAGAGAACAAGGCTCCCAAAGTCAAAGATGAGCATGGGAATGAACTCTCCTCTCCTCGGCATTCAGACAACCAGTCAGAAGAGGGTGAAGTCAAG GAGGATGGCTTGGAAAAGAGCccagtgaaaaagaaacagaagaagaaagagaacaaagagaacaaggaaaagcagacaaccactaagaaagaaaaagaaagtgataaagagaaaaagaagacaaaagacaagaaagaaaag CCTAAAGGTGGCGAAACCAAATCTGGAAGTAAAGGGAAGAGATCTCAAGGTCCCGTCCATATTACAGCAGGGAGTGAACCGATCCCTATTGGAGAAGACGAGGACGACGATCTGGACCAAGAAACTTTCAGCATA TGCAAGGAAAGGATGAGACCAGTGAAAAAAGCATTGAAGCAACTAGATAAGCCTGATAAGGGACTGACGGTTCAAGAACAGCTGGAGCACACACGCAATTGCCTCCTAAAAATTGGGGACCGCATCTCTGAGTGCCTTAAAGCTTACACTGACCAGGATCATATCAAGCTATGGAGAAG GAACCTATGGATATTTGTGTCAAAGTTCACAGAATTTGATGCCAGAAAACTGCACAAACTCTACAAGATGGCTCATAAGAAAAGATCACAGGAAGAGGAG GagcagaagaagaaggaggacaTGTCTGGCATGAAGAAGCCGTTCCGCCCAGAGCCGTCGGGCTCCAGCCGCGATTCTGTGATGTCTCAGTCTCACGTGCCTCACAATCCTCATTCCCAGAAACTCCACATGCCTCCTTCCCATGCCCAGCAGCAAATGCACGGGCACCCGCGTGACAACTATGGCCATCCCAACAAGAGACATTTCAGCAACACAG ACCGAGGAGACTGGCAAAGGGATCGAAAGTTCAACTATGGTGGCAACAGCAACCAGGTTTGGGGCGGGGAGCGGCATCACCAATATGAACAGCACTGGTACAAAGACCACCACTATGGGGATCGGCGATCTCGCGGAGAACCCCATCGAAGCTCGGGGAACTACAGACCAAATAACCTCTCACGCAAGAGGCCATATGAGCAGTACAACAGTGACCGAGACCACCGAGGCCACCGAGATTATTATGACAG gCACCATCATGATTCCAAGCGTCGACGATCTGATGAGTTCAGGCCTCAGAATTACCACCAGCAGGATTTCCGACGGATGTCTGATCACAGGCCCCCCATGGGATACCATGGCCAAGGACCTTCGGACCATTACCGGTCCTTCCACACAGACAAATCGGGAGATTACAAACAGCCTCTCCCTCCACCTCACCCTGCAGTGTCGGACCCTCGCTCACCCCCCTCTCAGAAATCCCCTCATGATTCCAAGTCACCCCTCGATCACCGGTCACCCCTGGATAGGTCGTTAGAACAGAAAAACAATCCAGATTATAACTGGAATGTACGGAAAACATAA